The following are encoded in a window of Psilocybe cubensis strain MGC-MH-2018 chromosome 4, whole genome shotgun sequence genomic DNA:
- a CDS encoding hypothetical protein (Uncharacterized protein R883) produces the protein MQPTTEIQAFIERINALPAGPGVTLDAALQPSLDDEAELRKLFATDKKNARLANPYVGLVDVFDAPATIRTTRARVVNDKEDLSAKYVMPVADENRREEGTPSTVADLEEFKKNWAIFTEGSLSQLINWNNVVAAGGSVLACLTPLHESDKTSKRAIRKYYHSNAYPTSDVDLFLWGLNPEQAEAKIKEIYEAVRDSVPWDVTCIRTKHTVSIHSQYPYRSVQIVLRLYQSPAEILAGFDIDAPCCAYDGNRVWANPRAVVAMMRQCNTVDMTRRSPSYEVRLSKYSQRFFEVYVPTLERSKIDPTIYERSIARMEGLARLLALEKLADDNMRNTFLEGRRQLRGRTFANALSQQRRRTRRKYKGDLKGENDIGVVEINDYDVASLHLPYGPGWDAKRIDKLVYQTDLGMNCKTIETASFNPKNKGRRLHRHPAFFGTVEECIEDCCGHCPKAIDDDEKKLQAEEDEIYIRGRIQFIQEDPGRQSMTGSFKPIDVGEWSDQVYIKPSQELFTAISAHDRVTVQRLLAGGEIDVNQRDHVGRTTLHVAIFSKVTDIALDLIEAGARITARLADGRAPLHLAAQFDQIEVIHKLFEKSAKNAEEAEIKANEGKDEEAMDSQDAVERPSSEDDWSSHDDEDVVGKGASSREDKVA, from the exons ATGCAACCTACAACTGAAATCCAAGCCTTCATCGAACGCATTAACGCCCTTCCAGCGGGCCCAGGTGTAACGCTTGACGCGGCCTTGCAACCTTCGCTCGATGACGAGGCTGAGTTGAGAAAGCTTTTCGCGACCGACAAGAAGAACGCGCGTCTCGCCAATCCATATGTCGGACTCGTCGACGTATTCGACGCTCCTGCGACTATCAGGACCACTAGAGCTAGGGTAGTCAATGATAAAGAGGACCTTTCTGCGAAATATGTCATGCCTGTCGCCGACGAGAACAGGAGGGAAGAAGGAACGCCATCGACTGTCGCCGACCTCGAGGAGTTTAAGAAGAATTGGGCCATTTTCACTGAAGGATCTTTATCCCAGCTCATTAACTGGAACaatgttgttgctgctggaggaTCTGTATTGGCATGCTTGACACCCCTCCATGAGAGCGACAAGACATCCAAGCGAGCTATAAGGAAATACTACCATTCCAACGCATATCCAACTTCAGATGTGGATCTTTTCTTGTGGGGTTTGAACCCAGAGCAG GCTGAGGCTAAGATCAAAGAGATCTACGAAGCCGTTCGAGATTCGGTCCCATGGGATGTTACTTGTATCCGCACCAAGCACACAGTTTCTATTCATT CTCAGTACCCGTATCGATCGGTACAGATTGTATTGCGCCTCTATCAATCTCCCGCTGAGATTCTTGCCGGGTTCGACATTGATGCTCCCTGCTGCGCATATGATG GCAATCGAGTATGGGCCAACCCTCGTGCAGTTGTTGCGATGATGAGGCAATGCAACACAGTCGATATGACACGTCGATCTCCCTCGTACGAAGTCAGACTGTCGAAGTATTCTCAGCGATTCTTTGAAGTCTATGTTCCTACTCTTGAGCGATCAAAGATTGACCCTACG ATATACGAACGTTCGATAGCTAGAATGGAAGGTCTGGCACGTCTTCTCGCTCTTGAGAAACTGGCGGATGACAATATGCGCAACACTTTCTTGGAAGGAAGGCGCCAGCTTCGTGGTCGTACATTTGCAAATGCACTTTCTCAGCAACGTAGACGCACTCGGCGCAAGTATAAGGGAGATCTCAAAGGAGAAAACGACATTGGCGTCGTCGAGATTAACGATTACGATGTCGCATCTCTCCATTTACCTTACGGGCCTGGCTGGGATGCTAAGAGAATCGATAAGTTGGTGTACCAGACG GATCTCGGAATGAACtgtaagaccattgaaacCG CGTCTTTCAACCCAAAAAACAAGGGTCGTCGCCTCCATCGTCATCCTGCATTCTTTGGAACCGTTGAAGAATGTATCGAAGATTGTTGCGGA CACTGCCCCAAAGCAatcgacgatgatgaaaaGAAGCTTCAagctgaagaagatgaaatcTATATTCGTGGACGTATCCA ATTTATCCAGGAAGATCCAGGTCGCCAAAGTATGACAGGCAGTTTCAAACCGATTGACGTTGGTGAATGGAGCGACCAAGTTTACATCAAGCCTAGCCAGGAGCTTTTCACGGCCATTTCTGCACACGATAGGGTTACTGTTCAGAGACTTCTCGCTGGTGGAGAGATTGACGTCAACCAACGCGACCACGTAGGGCGGACTACTCTGCATGTTGCGATCTTTTCCAAGGTGACAGATATTGCATTGGATCTCATCGAGGCAGGTGCGAGGATCACTGCTCGTTTGGCCGATGGTAGAGCTCCTCTCCATCTTGCTGCACAATTCGACCAGATCGAAGTAATCCACAAATTATTCGAGAAAAGTGCGAAGAATGCCGAGGAGGCTGAAATTAAAGCCAACGAAGGAAAAGATGAGGAAGCCATGGATTCTCAAGATGCCGTGGAGAGGCCTTCATCCGAAGATGACTGGAGTTCtcatgacgatgaagatgttgTAGGGAAGGGGGCGAGTTCGAGAGAGGACAAAGTAGCCTGA
- a CDS encoding putative membrane protein (putative membrane protein YMR155W) → MASNPPLPPSLLSVPRITTLFASLIVALSSGTNYVRSYSPQLGAKLGISHTKLNIVALAGNVGVYSSGPIWGRIVDSRGPRILLGCAFAFLLGGYSGMRYLYDAGLPSGVSSLSTAGFILLVLFSYMTGTGGNGGLVSSVNTTAKTFPDRARASATGLVISGFGLSAFFFSSLSNLFFAGNTSSFLFVLAIGTSVPMIMGFFLVRPIPLPSEDAYDIVEDCVEEVPRRSSTTRQTSRTRLLDHDFVEPRQTRYARRLQEEDEDEASGVDEEVELDSQHTPEVSSLLAASARHRSLSRGAAMSVGALPNLHGVKLWLSSDFWLLFSILSILSGTGLMYINNVGSMSQALYAHQNPKYDEIEASSWQATQVSAISLMNFLGRIFIGLVSDFAKNKYEMPRSYSLVLVSFFFFISQVVASMEDKIENLWVASSLLGLAHGSVFSLFPTVCLEWFGMPHFSENWGYLSLSPMIAGNIFSIVFGHNLDAHDGSKQSPSSIATVTASAPQCLLGLECYVSTIYLTTAATFTAILLSIWAGYRDRLKIAASIRNKEAMRSLEEVDY, encoded by the exons ATGGCCAGCAATCCACCACTACCCCCATCCCTTCTCAGTGTACCCCGCATAACGACCTTGTTTGCGTCTTTGATCGTTGCATTGAGTTCTGGGACAAATTATGTGCGTT CATACTCTCCACAGTTGGGAGCAAAGTTGGGGATCTCGCATACAAAACTAAATATTGTTGCATTGGCTGGCAATG TTGGGGTGTATAGCAGCGGTCCGATATGGGGGCGTATAGTAGATTCTAGAGGGCCCCGGATACTTCTGGGGTGtgcctttgcttttttgctGGGAGGCTATTCCGGCATGCGATATCTATACGACGCTGGACTCCCGAGTGGTGTCTCCAGCTTGTCAACAGCTGGCTTCATTCTTTTAGTGCTGTTCAGCTATATGACAGGGACAGGAGGGAATGGAGGTTTAGTCAGCTCTGTGAATACGACTGCGAAGACATTTCCTGACAGAGCG CGAGCTTCAGCTACGGGTTTGGTCATCTCTGGCTTTGGTCTATccgccttcttcttttcgAGTCTATCGAATCTATTTTTTGCGGGCAACACATCATCATTCCTATTTGTTCTTGCAATAGGAACCTCGGTTCCTATGATAATGGGCTTCTTCCTTGTTCGGCCCATTCCACTACCCTCTGAGGATGCGTATGATATTGTAGAAGATTGCGTAGAGGAGGTGCCCCGCCGGTCGTCTACCACTCGCCAGACGAGTCGGACTCGTCTGCTAGATCATGACTTTGTGGAACCACGCCAAACGCGCTATGCTCGTCGTCTGCAAGaggaggacgaagatgaggCGTCTGGTGTCGACGAAGAAGTTGAACTGGATTCCCAACACACCCCAGAAGTAAGCTCTTTGCTTGCTGCTTCGGCGAGACATAGAAGTTTGAGCAGGGGAGCTGCGATGTCTGTTGGCGCCCTGCCGAATTTGCACGGCGTTAAGCTTTGGCTCAGTAGCGATTTTTGGCTACTTTTCAGCATTCTATCAATTC TGAGTGGGACTGGTCTCATGT ATATCAATAACGTCGGCTCCATGTCCCAGGCGCTATATGCGCATCAGAATCCCAAATACGATGAAATAGAAGCTTCAAGTTGGCAGGCCACCCAAGTTTCTGCTATCAGTCTCATGAACTTCTTGGGGAGAATATTCATTG GTTTGGTGTCTGATTTCGCGAAAAACAAGTACGAAATGCCACGGTCTTATTCTCTGGTGCTCGTCtcgtttttcttcttcatatcCCAAGTTGTGGCCTCTATGGAAGATAAGATTGAGAACCTGTGGGTTGCGAGCTCTTTGCTGGGGCTTGCACATGGGAGCGTGTTTTCACTCTTCCCCACTGTGTGTCTTGAATGGTTTGGAATGC CCCACTTTTCTGAAAACTGGGGATATCTATCATTATCACCTATGATTGCCGGCAACATATTTTCCATTGTGTTCGGGCACAATCTAGACGCCCACGATGGGTCCAAGCAATCACCCTCATCCATTGCCACTGTCACTGCATCTGCTCCCCAGTGTTTGTTAGGACTGGAGTGTTACGTCTCGACTATCTATTTAACGACCGCTGCGACGTTTACCGCTATTCTCCTGAGTATATGGGCGGGGTATAGAGACCGCCTAAAGATTGCCGCGTCCATTCGGAATAAAGAAGCTATGCGATCTCTAGAAGAAGTCGATTATTAG
- a CDS encoding putative inositol polyphosphate 5-phosphatase C9G1.10c: MESSDIDSESLQAVSSLKSKFEKLALDTTSSTYKQGELLAVSTPPSPRPRAASGSHTNTPAEAISLRSSSSSSDLRSPLKRPPPPPPPSRNSKLNVPTTTASPSTSISPLLRPVPLPPVSNSAGKESALAPSIASLKARLVPTPPGSPSRTHSPRQSLTAYPALQVESKPTLPPRPPSYLPPSRNTASPEGLPSSSSVHSPFSDDEGQNAEPSTSKFAPPPIRQRQPHVNVNANPNGNGHGNGNSIESGSIRQLGAHFNDSSQSSYDSDASQAPPPQRLSRITAVPPPRPPPRSRPSVSPNHGERSAIASSVPTTTVNPPPPLPIRRSTIMTQDHPAAGSSNPPPLPTRSQISPANVIEIPTNERKVFGSSKLPPPPTRTIALGDKLPPARRSSTPSSDEESGEEDEPKTQAIDLMPDTSTSSRRPPTLGFRDGYPEPRVHVNPHSGSVALSGSQVVVAHGHHIKIYDLAISPEPTFNLDTKSLGVKDTKVTCMEFRPTASKVDRGYLVWIGTKEGHIFELDIRTGHACGSKYAAHMHPITHMFRHARSMITLDESGKALVFSPDPDNQEDITLHATVPRVIRTTEKQDFVKFLDGKLWTAARVEHHGTAPTQRLPIIRVYDVFNPASTGRSLMPSEHVGPVTSATIIPNQPRMVYVGHEEGFISMWELDTEDGFPKCVEVMKVSSSDVLSLEGVNNRLWAGSRNGMISAYDVSQKPWLVTNCWNAHPGLPVVKLLMNHYAVMSVGRLCVASIGRDEQLRLWDGLLGLDWIDKELVKVETTFSTFRDLTVLVCSWNCDSARPDSLNGIDANFSFLHDVLHSVNSPPDVIAFGFQEVIDLESRKMVAKNVLLGGKKKPEDGGLSEKVTGAYKRWYDRLILAVKAAMPSDLTYCVVHTESLVGLFSCIFVKSSERSTFDDVAVTTIKRGMGGRYGNKGGIVARFVVGDSSICFINCHLAAGQSAVRRRNADIAGMLEEKAVFPPADHSLAYVGGGDGSMVLDHEFVILNGDLNYRIDHRRDAIISSIHAGDLASLLSHDQLLREIKFNRGCRLRGFAEGPLTFNPTYKYDPYSNEYDTSEKHRSPAWCDRILWKTRVMSRVRQLHYRRYEANVSDHRPISAAFSITAKTYDRETREKTKAALEAEWANEQKRLLAAVTSFYVKQALI, encoded by the exons ATGGAGTCTTCTGACATCGATTCCGAGTCCTTGCAGGCTGTCAGCAGTCTCAAGTCCAAGTTCGAAAAATTGGCGTTGGATACGACCAGTAGCACATACAAGCAAGGAGAACTTCTGGCGGTGAGCACGCCTCCAAGCCCACGTCCTCGAGCGGCCTCAGGTTCGCATACAAATACACCAGCCGAGGCGATCAGTCTACGAAgttcttcgtcctcatcggATCTGAGGTCTCCATTGAAGAGaccacctcctccgccgccgccttcGCGCAACTCCAAGTTGAATGTTCCAACCACCACCGCTTCGCCCTCGACGTCTATCTCACCGCTCTTGCGGCCTGTTCCCTTACCACCAGTCAGTAATTCCGCGGGAAAGGAGTCAGCGCTCGCACCAAGTATAGCATCCCTGAAAGCCAGACT TGTACCTACCCCACCAGGATCACCATCTCGGACACACAGCCCTCGACAAAGTCTTACCGCGTATCCTGCCCTTCAAGTGGAGTCTAAACCTACGTTACCCCCGCGACCACCAAGCTATCTTCCACCTTCCCGCAATACAGCAAGTCCAGAAGGTCTTCCATCCTCAAGTTCTGTTCACAGCCCTTTTTCTGACGACGAAGGACAAAACGCCGAACCGAGCACGTCTAAATTTGCACCTCCTCCCATTCGCCAGCGGCAGCCTCATGTCAATGTAAATGCTAATCCCAATGGAAATGGTCATGGAAACGGAAATAGCATTGAAAGCGGCTCCATTCGGCAACTTGGGGCGCACTTCAATGACTCCAGTCAGTCTTCTTACGATAGTGACGCCAGTCAGGCGCCACCGCCGCAAAGGCTATCTCGAATAACGGCCGTCCCTCCTCCCCGACCACCACCACGCAGTCGACCATCTGTATCACCAAACCACGGAGAACGTAGTGCGATTGCTTCTTCAGTGCCCACTACAACTGTTAATCCCCCGCCTCCACTCCCCATCCGCCGAAGCACAATCATGACACAAGATCATCCTGCGGCAGGGTCCTCCAACCCACCGCCTTTGCCCACTCGTTCTCAGATATCACCTGCCAATGTTATAGAGATACCAACGAATGAACGAAAAGTCTTTGGTTCAAGCaagcttccaccaccaccaactcGAACTATTGCATTGGGTGATAAACTTCCGCCTGCTCGTCGGTCGTCTACGCCTTCCTCTGATGAGGAGTCCGGGGAAGAAGACGAGCCGAAAACACAAGCTATCGATTTAATGCCAGATACCAGTACATCTTCACGGCGGCCACCTACTTTAGGATTTAGAGACGGATACCCTGAACCTCGCGTCCATGTCAACCCTCATAGCGGATCTGTTGCTCTGTCCGGATCCCAGGTTGTCGTGGCCCATGGACATCATATCAAAATATACGACCTTGCAATCTCTCCGGAGCCTACTTTCAATTTGGATACCAAATCGCTTGGAGTGAAGGATACAAAAGTGACATGTATGGAGTTTCGTCCTACTGCGTCGAAGGTCGACCGAGGATACCTTGTTTGGATTGGAACGAAGGAAGGACATATTTTCGAGCTGGACATCCGTACAGGACATGCATGTGGGTCCAAGTACGCCGCACACATGCACCCCATCACGCATATGTTTCGTCACGCGCGGTCAATGATCACCCTGGATGAGTCAGGGAAGGCGCTCGTCTTCTCACCAGACCCGGACAACCAGGAGGACATCACTCTGCACGCGACGGTGCCACGGGTGATCAGGACGACGGAGAAGCAAGACTTTGTCAAGTTTTTGGATGGAAAATTGTGGACAGCGGCGCGGGTTGAGCATCATGGGACAGCGCCGACACAAAGGCTGCCGATCATCCGCGTCTACGACGTGTTCAACCCGGCAAGTACAGGCAGATCTCTCATGCCCAGCGAACATGTTGGGCCTGTGACGTCTGCGACGATTATACCGAACCAGCCGCGGATGGTGTATGTGGGGCATGAGGAGGgatttatatccatgtggGAGCTGGACACGGAGGATGGGTTCCCGAAGTGTGTGGAGGTGATGAAGGTATCGTCGTCGGATGTTTTGAGCTTGGAGGGCGTGAATAATCGGTTGTGGGCGGGGAGTCGGAACGGAATGATTTCTGCGTATGACGTGTCGCAGAAACCTTGGCTGGTGACGAATTGTTGGAATGCGCACCCTGGATTGCCAGTGGTAAAGCTGTTGATGAACCATTACGCTGTTATGAGCGTTGGAAGATTGTGTGTTGCGAGCATTGGAAGAGATGAGCAATTGAGGCTTTGGGACGGTCTGCTGGGTTTGGACTGGATTG ACAAGGAATTGGTTAAAGTGGAAACAACCTTCAGCACTTTCCGCGATCTGACAGTGCTCGTGTGTTCATGGAACTGCGATTCCGCTCGTCCAGACTCGCTGAATGGCATTGATGCCAACTTCTCGTTCTTGCACGACGTCCTTCATAGCGTCAATAGTCCTCCTGATGTCATTGCCTTTGGGTTCCAAGAGGTCATCGATCTCGAGAGCCGGAAGATGGTCGCCAAGAATGTGTTATTGGGAGGAAAAAAGAAGCCTGAAGATGGAGGGCTCTCGGAGAAAGTCACAGGTGCATATAAGAGGTGGTATGATCGCTTGATTTTGGCGGTCAAGGCTGCGATGCCCAGTGACCTTACATATTGTGTTGTCCATACGGAGAGTTTGGTTGGCCTGTTTTCCTGCATTTTCGTGAAGAGTTCAGAGAGGTCTACATTCGATGATGTGGCAGTCACAACCATTAAACGTGGCATGGGCGGGCGGTATGgcaacaag GGAGGCATTGTTGCTCGGTTTGTAGTTGGCGATTCCTCAATATGTTTTATTAACTGTCATCTTGCTGCTGGCCAAAGTGCAGTACGAAGACGAAATGCAGATATTGCCGGAATGCTAGAGGAGAAGGCGGTCTTTCCGCCTGCTGACCATAGTTTAGCGTATGTgggtggaggagatggaTCTATGGTTCTAGATCACGAATTCGTCATC TTGAATGGGGATTTGAACTATCGAATCGACCATCGTAGAGATGCCATCATCTCATCCATCCATGCAGGCGATCTCGCCAGTCTATTATCTCATGATCAGCTGCTTCGGGAGATCAAGTTCAATCGTGGGTGTAGGCTGCGCGGGTTTGCTGAGGGCCCTCTTACGTTCAACCCGACCTACAAGTACGATCCGTACTCAAACGAGTATGATACTTCGGAAAAGCATCGGTCACCTGCATGGTGTGACCGTATCTTATGGAAAACACGGGTTATGAGCCGAGTGCGCCAGCTGCATTACCGCCGGTACGAGGCCAATGTGTCGGACCATCGACCTATATCTGCGGCCTTTTCGATTACAGCCAAGACATACGACAGGGAGACACGAGAGAAGACCAAGGCGGCTCTTGAGGCGGAGTGGGCCAACGAACAAAAACGGCTGTTGGCAGCTGTGACATCGTTTTATGTGAAACAGGCGCTCATCTGA
- a CDS encoding Costars family protein ABRACL — MNDDGVSCSNSRRIEAIKEHGTLNSDGYSSIPYGVLFVKTEHTLEALNGTLRSAKRQKKVAFNAELLMMPRDKDVEVVWLEK, encoded by the exons ATGAATGATGATGGTGTCTCGTGTTCTAACTCTCGCCGTATAGAGGCAATTAAAGAGCATGGAACTCTTAATAGTGATGGTTACAGTAGCATACCTTACGGTGTATTGTTTGTAAAGACGGAACATACCT TGGAAGCCCTCAACGGTACCCTTCGCTCTGCCAAACGTCAGAAGAAG GTCGCGTTCAATGCAGAACTACTCATGATGCCGAGAGACAAGGACGTTGAAGTTGTCTGGCTCGAGAAATAA